One Archangium lipolyticum DNA segment encodes these proteins:
- a CDS encoding alpha/beta fold hydrolase, translating into MTELPSWILRQLPDGIERRQISVAGHSIHVMEFGEGQPVFMLHGNPAWGFLYRKVMAALRGQPVRCIVPDLVGLGLSDKPRDLGVHTLENHAAWIGGLIDALALDDMIFVGQDWGGPIGMLALAERLERVSGMVILNTVLGPPRPGFRPTLFHRLSQFPVLSDALFRGLQFPQLALWLAQGDRSTMRGEVARAYRWPLRHLQDRAAPLALARMVPDSMEHPSIAPLRRCQEVAESFKGPMRIVWGDRDPVLGRVIGWLQRLLPHAEVKRTQAGHFLQEEVPGDIANAITSLVNGGANARASG; encoded by the coding sequence ATGACCGAGCTGCCCTCATGGATCCTTCGACAACTGCCCGACGGCATCGAGCGCCGCCAGATCTCCGTCGCGGGCCATTCCATCCACGTCATGGAATTCGGTGAAGGGCAGCCCGTCTTCATGCTCCACGGCAACCCCGCATGGGGCTTCCTCTACCGCAAGGTCATGGCCGCCCTTCGCGGCCAGCCGGTGCGCTGCATCGTACCCGACCTCGTCGGCCTCGGCCTCTCCGACAAGCCGCGCGACCTGGGCGTGCACACCCTCGAGAACCACGCCGCCTGGATCGGCGGCCTGATCGATGCGCTCGCCCTCGACGACATGATCTTCGTCGGCCAGGACTGGGGCGGTCCCATCGGCATGCTCGCGCTCGCCGAGAGGCTCGAGCGCGTGTCGGGCATGGTCATCCTGAACACCGTCCTCGGGCCGCCGCGCCCCGGGTTCCGTCCGACACTGTTCCATCGTCTGAGCCAGTTCCCCGTGCTCAGCGACGCCCTGTTCCGCGGCCTGCAATTCCCGCAGCTCGCGCTCTGGCTCGCGCAAGGGGACCGGAGCACCATGCGCGGCGAGGTCGCCCGCGCCTATCGATGGCCGCTCCGGCATCTCCAGGACCGCGCCGCGCCCCTCGCCCTCGCGCGCATGGTGCCGGACTCCATGGAGCATCCCTCCATCGCGCCGCTCCGGCGCTGCCAGGAGGTCGCCGAGTCATTCAAGGGCCCCATGCGCATCGTCTGGGGTGACCGCGATCCGGTGCTCGGACGCGTCATCGGGTGGCTCCAACGCCTCCTGCCACACGCGGAGGTCAAGCGCACCCAGGCCGGACACTTCCTCCAGGAGGAGGTGCCCGGCGACATCGCCAACGCCATCACATCACTGGTCAACGGCGGGGCTAACGCCCGTGCTTCCGGATGA
- a CDS encoding acyl carrier protein: MSDLEIIDLVKSALIKVRPEFAAGFESVAMSTRFENLRIDSVDTLRMITFLEDKVGFVFQDDDLSRIETVTDLAAIIRKHGR; the protein is encoded by the coding sequence ATGAGTGACCTGGAGATCATCGACCTGGTGAAGTCCGCGCTGATCAAGGTGCGGCCGGAGTTCGCCGCCGGTTTCGAGTCGGTGGCGATGAGCACGCGGTTCGAGAACCTCCGCATCGACTCGGTCGACACCCTGCGGATGATCACGTTCCTCGAGGACAAGGTTGGATTCGTGTTTCAGGACGATGACTTGAGCCGCATCGAGACGGTGACGGATCTGGCCGCGATCATCCGGAAGCACGGGCGTTAG
- a CDS encoding fatty acyl-AMP ligase — MHESRTLHEALLRLDEAPATRGFTFQNERGEERFVSFPALHAESRRRGAALQALGMKKGDRLGMVIIDPEDFVATFLGALRVGVVPVPLYPPMHLGNLENYTQQAAAILSSSGSTVLAVSAGLASIFWAFVDRVPSLARVVETSSLAGDASALREVLVAPEDLVFLQYTSGSTGTPKGVKATSRTLIANIHGFMGASLSMQPEVDIGVSWLPLQHDMGLIGFVLGPIYWQVAVTFIPTLRFLKRPECWMETMHRQKATVSFAPNFAYGWLTRVARDEDLERWSLGHVRVLGVGAEPLHYDTLKRFTDKFARTGLSPDVLLPAYGLAESMLAISMKTSTEPMNVRALDARRFRDDGMSVPPDGGEVEYHIGCGKVIPGHELRVVDEKGRTCPDGMRGEIQFRGPSVMEGYQEGGAGELIDSDGWLKTGDLGYLVDGELYVVGRAKDLIIIRGRNISPQTIEWEVNKLPGVRAGTTIAVAVRVDDSEGVVVMLETRGGDVEALKAEVSATVKRVIGVPPADVVCLPPGTIPKTSSGKLQRGKARRQYLEGKLGLEGSRTAGSMGARLRLGLQVTRSWWARARFSLWPKNTNEEEHRHE, encoded by the coding sequence GTGCACGAAAGCCGCACGCTGCACGAAGCATTGCTCAGGTTGGACGAGGCTCCGGCGACGCGTGGATTCACCTTCCAGAACGAGCGGGGCGAGGAGCGTTTCGTCTCGTTTCCAGCGCTTCATGCCGAGAGCCGCCGGCGGGGCGCGGCGCTGCAGGCATTGGGAATGAAAAAAGGTGATCGCCTGGGAATGGTGATCATCGACCCCGAGGACTTCGTCGCGACGTTCCTGGGCGCGTTACGCGTGGGTGTCGTTCCGGTGCCGCTCTATCCGCCCATGCACCTGGGCAATCTCGAAAACTACACACAGCAGGCGGCGGCGATCCTTTCGTCATCGGGCTCGACCGTGCTCGCGGTGAGCGCCGGGCTGGCCAGCATCTTCTGGGCGTTCGTCGATCGCGTGCCGAGCCTCGCGCGCGTGGTCGAGACGTCGTCCCTCGCGGGAGACGCGTCGGCGCTGCGCGAGGTGTTGGTGGCGCCGGAGGATCTGGTGTTCTTGCAGTACACGTCGGGCTCGACGGGGACGCCGAAAGGCGTGAAGGCGACCAGCCGCACGCTCATCGCCAACATTCACGGCTTCATGGGCGCGTCGCTTTCCATGCAGCCGGAGGTGGACATCGGCGTGAGCTGGCTGCCGCTCCAGCACGACATGGGATTGATCGGCTTCGTGCTCGGGCCGATCTACTGGCAGGTCGCGGTGACGTTCATCCCCACGCTGCGCTTCCTCAAGCGTCCGGAGTGCTGGATGGAGACGATGCACCGCCAGAAGGCGACCGTCTCCTTTGCCCCGAACTTCGCGTACGGGTGGCTGACGCGCGTCGCCAGGGACGAGGATCTCGAGCGATGGTCGCTGGGGCACGTTCGCGTCCTCGGCGTCGGCGCGGAGCCGTTGCATTACGACACCCTGAAGCGCTTCACCGACAAGTTCGCGCGCACCGGGCTGAGCCCCGACGTGCTCCTTCCGGCGTACGGTCTGGCGGAATCGATGCTGGCGATCAGCATGAAGACGTCGACCGAGCCGATGAACGTGCGGGCGCTCGACGCCAGACGCTTTCGCGACGACGGCATGTCCGTGCCTCCCGACGGTGGAGAGGTCGAGTACCACATCGGTTGTGGCAAGGTGATCCCCGGACACGAGCTGCGCGTCGTCGATGAGAAGGGGCGGACATGCCCGGACGGCATGCGCGGTGAGATCCAGTTCCGTGGCCCGTCGGTGATGGAGGGCTATCAGGAGGGCGGCGCCGGCGAGCTCATCGACTCCGACGGATGGCTCAAGACCGGCGATCTCGGCTATCTCGTGGACGGTGAGCTCTACGTGGTGGGGCGCGCGAAGGATCTCATCATCATCCGCGGCCGCAACATCAGCCCGCAGACGATCGAGTGGGAGGTCAACAAGCTCCCGGGCGTGCGCGCTGGCACGACCATCGCGGTCGCGGTTCGCGTCGATGACAGCGAGGGCGTGGTGGTCATGTTGGAGACGCGCGGCGGCGACGTGGAGGCGCTCAAGGCCGAGGTCTCCGCGACGGTGAAGCGTGTGATCGGCGTTCCACCGGCGGACGTGGTCTGTCTGCCGCCCGGGACGATTCCCAAGACCTCGTCGGGCAAGCTTCAGCGCGGCAAGGCCCGTCGGCAGTATCTGGAAGGAAAGCTCGGGCTGGAAGGGTCGCGCACCGCGGGGTCGATGGGTGCGCGTCTACGCCTGGGACTGCAGGTGACCCGGTCCTGGTGGGCGCGCGCCAGGTTTTCGCTTTGGCCCAAGAACACGAACGAGGAAGAGCACAGACATGAGTGA
- a CDS encoding alpha/beta hydrolase family protein, which translates to MNIPTQTSASIREQDITINTTDGFPLSGRLLLPERPTSAVLFSTATGLPKEFYLHFMRHGAERGAACLVYDYRGVAASAPKDLRGFKMDTPDWGRLDMSAALDRLIEAAPGVPVFHVAHSVGGHITGFMPNHQKLTRQVFIGVGFGTWWKHRFPKQPLVDLFFWWIYGPLQLATKGYIPSGGLWGGSTLPAGAFKTWRRWSHKADYFRGELDDRLKPHYFNEIATPIISYVFTDDPLTTPETARAFLEFMPKAKKDVRVRSPSDLGVKKLKHQDVFRRSNSAAWPELWRAVLEGV; encoded by the coding sequence ATGAACATTCCGACGCAGACGTCGGCGAGCATCCGCGAACAAGACATCACCATCAACACGACAGACGGTTTCCCGCTCTCCGGGCGGCTCCTGCTTCCGGAGCGTCCGACCTCGGCGGTCCTATTCTCTACGGCGACCGGGTTGCCCAAGGAGTTCTACCTTCACTTCATGCGCCATGGCGCGGAGCGCGGCGCGGCGTGCCTGGTCTACGACTACCGCGGCGTCGCCGCATCCGCGCCCAAGGACCTGCGCGGGTTCAAGATGGACACCCCGGATTGGGGGCGCCTCGACATGTCCGCCGCGCTCGATCGGCTGATCGAAGCCGCACCGGGTGTACCTGTATTCCACGTCGCGCACAGCGTGGGTGGGCACATCACGGGGTTCATGCCCAACCATCAGAAGCTCACCCGGCAGGTGTTCATCGGCGTCGGGTTCGGGACCTGGTGGAAGCACCGCTTCCCGAAGCAACCCCTGGTCGATCTCTTCTTCTGGTGGATTTACGGGCCGCTTCAACTGGCGACGAAGGGCTACATTCCCTCGGGCGGACTCTGGGGCGGTTCGACCTTGCCCGCCGGCGCGTTCAAGACCTGGCGGCGCTGGTCTCACAAGGCGGATTACTTCCGCGGCGAGCTCGACGATCGATTGAAGCCGCATTACTTCAATGAAATCGCAACGCCGATCATCTCGTACGTGTTCACGGATGATCCCTTGACGACCCCCGAAACCGCGCGCGCGTTCCTCGAGTTCATGCCCAAGGCGAAGAAGGACGTGCGCGTGCGCAGCCCGTCAGACCTCGGCGTCAAGAAACTGAAACATCAGGATGTCTTTCGGCGAAGCAACTCGGCGGCGTGGCCCGAGCTGTGGCGAGCGGTGCTGGAAGGCGTTTGA
- a CDS encoding acyl-ACP desaturase, giving the protein MSFFETAEKKRRWSVYDDIPWDRLNPSVYDEGRAMNVETFCGVELYLPDYLGQGVNLVRENFGRAWFQANWGYEESKHGLALRMYLLKTGQRTEEQLRGLEDAIAARPWRLPWDTPRRMTCYGAIQEASTLLAYARQLEDARAGNDEVLTTIYRLIARDEAAHQQFYRAVLKLELEEHRHETLEDLALVSVGFRMPAIDLLPDSERRVETLRMHNSFNRWGFFLKVWMPLLKLLGVSRQEFAEYQRRALDQLHDKAS; this is encoded by the coding sequence ATGAGCTTCTTCGAGACCGCCGAGAAGAAGCGGCGCTGGAGCGTGTACGACGACATTCCATGGGATCGCCTGAATCCGTCGGTATACGACGAGGGGCGCGCGATGAACGTCGAGACGTTCTGCGGCGTCGAGCTCTACCTGCCCGATTATCTCGGCCAGGGCGTCAACCTCGTGCGCGAGAACTTCGGCCGGGCGTGGTTCCAGGCGAACTGGGGCTACGAGGAATCCAAACACGGCCTCGCGTTGCGGATGTATCTGCTCAAGACAGGACAGCGCACCGAGGAGCAGCTGCGCGGCCTCGAGGACGCCATCGCGGCCCGGCCCTGGCGCCTTCCATGGGACACGCCCCGCCGGATGACCTGTTATGGCGCCATCCAGGAAGCGAGCACGCTCCTCGCGTACGCACGCCAGCTCGAGGACGCCCGGGCCGGCAACGACGAGGTGCTCACGACCATCTACCGCCTCATCGCGCGCGACGAGGCGGCGCACCAGCAGTTCTACCGCGCCGTCCTCAAGCTCGAGCTCGAGGAGCACCGCCACGAGACACTGGAGGATCTCGCCCTGGTGTCCGTCGGCTTCCGCATGCCGGCGATCGATCTCCTCCCCGACTCGGAGCGGCGTGTCGAGACGCTGCGCATGCACAACAGCTTCAATCGCTGGGGCTTCTTCCTGAAGGTCTGGATGCCGCTCCTCAAACTCCTGGGCGTGTCGCGCCAGGAGTTCGCGGAGTATCAGCGGCGAGCCCTCGACCAGCTGCACGACAAAGCTAGCTGA
- a CDS encoding Kelch repeat-containing protein: MNATRGLVVLLAWLLLGGPVACQEYAQLTAHDMTVPRVSHTATLLGSGKVLVTGGRDESAFWSRVEVYDPGKTSWSTAKNMVVPRYGHTATLLPSGKVLVTGGSSGLRVEQLLVSAEVYDPESGTWSRTGDMSSPRVFHSANLLPDGRILVTGGDGGGSSLSSAEVYDPATGLWSPAGNMASARRDHTATVLSNGKVLVTGGTGAESSLATAELYDPESGTWSSTGRLGAARASHTASLLSDGRVLVVGGSDGASLPGAELYDPANGTWSSTGDLNTARTTHTALVLPSGKILVTGGFVDGFWLASSETYDPASGTWSSMANMATPRVGHTATLLPDGRVLITGGYDGQAQLFTVELLEP; encoded by the coding sequence GTGAACGCGACGAGAGGATTGGTGGTTTTGCTCGCCTGGCTGTTGTTGGGGGGACCCGTCGCCTGTCAGGAGTACGCCCAACTGACCGCCCATGACATGACCGTCCCCCGTGTCTCGCACACCGCGACCCTGTTGGGCTCGGGCAAGGTGCTGGTAACGGGCGGCCGTGATGAATCCGCCTTCTGGTCCAGGGTGGAGGTGTACGACCCGGGCAAGACCTCCTGGTCCACGGCCAAGAACATGGTGGTCCCCCGCTACGGTCACACGGCCACGTTGCTGCCTTCGGGCAAGGTGTTGGTGACGGGCGGGAGCAGCGGGCTCCGTGTGGAGCAGCTGCTCGTTTCGGCGGAGGTGTATGATCCGGAGTCGGGCACCTGGTCGCGCACCGGCGACATGTCCTCTCCGCGTGTCTTCCATTCGGCCAACCTGCTTCCCGACGGCCGGATCCTGGTGACGGGTGGAGACGGCGGTGGCTCCTCCCTCTCCAGCGCCGAGGTGTATGACCCCGCGACGGGTCTCTGGTCTCCCGCTGGAAACATGGCGTCCGCTCGCCGCGATCACACCGCCACCGTGCTCTCCAATGGCAAGGTATTGGTGACGGGAGGGACTGGCGCGGAGAGCTCGCTCGCGACGGCGGAGCTGTACGACCCGGAGTCGGGCACCTGGTCCTCCACCGGCCGCCTTGGAGCCGCTCGCGCGAGCCATACGGCCTCGCTGCTTTCGGATGGCAGGGTGCTGGTCGTGGGCGGGTCGGACGGCGCGTCCCTGCCGGGTGCGGAGCTCTATGACCCGGCGAACGGCACCTGGTCCTCCACTGGAGACCTGAACACGGCTCGCACCACCCACACCGCGCTCGTGTTGCCCTCGGGGAAGATCCTGGTGACGGGGGGCTTCGTCGATGGATTCTGGCTGGCCTCGTCGGAGACGTATGACCCGGCGAGCGGCACCTGGTCCTCCATGGCCAACATGGCCACGCCCCGTGTCGGCCACACCGCCACGCTGCTTCCGGATGGCAGGGTGCTCATCACGGGGGGCTATGACGGCCAGGCGCAGCTCTTCACGGTCGAGCTTCTCGAGCCCTGA
- a CDS encoding AMP-binding protein encodes MRTPNMTRRSTNHIAAEMRRRAEENPDQPAFVIHGLQSRTVVTYGAFVERIARASAFLTGRGLKRGERCALIGANHPDWCAAWYAIVGLGAVAVTLDPQLSPAALGSLMKDAGTRFAIVDAKTQAQSTTWTQLEQVFGLHEQENGVFSSGAAAPEELVGGGDELAGLLYTSGTTSEPKGVMLTHTNLIASVNGTALALRADRNDVILSVLPFFHILAQIGGMLAPLTVGATVVLLPEIEVTRITSALRDAGITIFFCVPQFYHLFLRRVRAQVDESPRLRRMFPRLLRWNRRARAIGFNAGKVMFKKVHAAFGPKTRVLLSGGAAMDPEAARTFYALGIDVLQVYGLTETAGTIAIGQPGETAIGTVGRAVPGAELRIDVPDGRGSPQAPGEVLVRGGMVMPGYYNRPSEATIVDGWLHTGDLGYLDENGYLYLLGRAGETLVLPSGKKIQPSELETYFARSKLIAEAGVTLAPGRAGSEPHLHLVVVPDLEAIRAAGTGNVEQEIHEEVARLAAALPSYKRVAGVTITREPLPRTTTRKLKRAALQQWVKATQGAERVGLKPVWRDADRAWAEDPAHARALELIAARVSRPREELHPNLHLDLDLGLDSLARLSLLSDLQVNAAGEVLATVHSVRELVEATAHGAPAPATPAATRPPPRSLPLTLLVFGLLRCIRGIEWLLLGMHVKGAEHLRPPGAALICPNHQSILDAIVILSVLPWPVFRRTCMVGKPKYFGGLLLPLVRRIGVVPIDASHNLPAAIEESVAQLERGAVLIVFPEGTRSWDGDLLPFRHGAAVIAQRARAPIVPVAIDGTHRVMPRGGSFRGLHRVTLRVGAAILDDPSADVNARTGELRARISTLLQGAPS; translated from the coding sequence GTGCGCACGCCGAACATGACCAGACGATCGACAAACCATATCGCGGCGGAGATGCGCAGGCGAGCGGAGGAGAACCCGGATCAACCGGCGTTCGTCATCCATGGCCTGCAATCCCGCACGGTCGTGACCTACGGCGCGTTCGTCGAGCGCATCGCGCGCGCCTCGGCGTTCCTGACCGGGCGCGGTCTGAAGCGCGGTGAGCGCTGCGCGCTGATTGGCGCCAACCATCCGGATTGGTGCGCGGCCTGGTACGCCATCGTCGGCCTCGGTGCCGTCGCGGTGACGCTGGATCCCCAGCTGTCCCCGGCGGCGCTGGGCTCGCTCATGAAGGACGCTGGCACGCGCTTCGCCATCGTCGATGCGAAGACCCAGGCCCAGAGCACCACGTGGACACAACTCGAGCAGGTGTTCGGCCTGCACGAGCAAGAGAATGGCGTGTTTTCCAGCGGCGCCGCCGCCCCCGAGGAGCTCGTTGGCGGCGGCGACGAGCTGGCCGGACTGCTCTACACGTCAGGCACGACGTCCGAGCCGAAGGGCGTCATGCTGACGCACACGAACTTGATCGCGTCGGTGAACGGAACGGCCCTCGCATTGCGCGCCGACCGCAACGACGTGATCCTGTCGGTCCTCCCCTTCTTTCACATCCTCGCGCAGATCGGCGGCATGCTCGCTCCGCTCACCGTCGGCGCGACGGTGGTGCTCCTCCCCGAGATCGAGGTCACTCGCATCACCAGCGCGCTGCGCGACGCTGGCATCACGATCTTCTTCTGCGTTCCGCAGTTCTATCACCTGTTCCTGCGCCGCGTGCGCGCGCAAGTCGATGAGTCGCCCCGGTTGCGACGCATGTTTCCGCGCCTGTTGCGCTGGAATCGCCGCGCCCGCGCCATCGGCTTCAACGCGGGAAAGGTCATGTTCAAGAAGGTCCACGCCGCGTTCGGACCGAAGACGCGCGTGCTGCTCTCCGGCGGCGCGGCCATGGATCCGGAAGCCGCGCGCACGTTCTACGCCCTGGGCATCGACGTCCTGCAGGTCTACGGTCTCACCGAGACCGCCGGCACGATCGCGATCGGCCAGCCAGGCGAGACGGCCATCGGAACGGTCGGCCGCGCGGTGCCCGGTGCCGAGCTCCGCATCGACGTCCCGGACGGTCGAGGGAGCCCGCAGGCGCCCGGCGAGGTGCTCGTCCGCGGTGGGATGGTGATGCCGGGCTATTACAACCGCCCGAGCGAGGCGACGATCGTGGACGGCTGGCTCCACACCGGCGACCTCGGGTACCTCGACGAGAATGGTTATCTCTATCTCCTGGGTCGCGCCGGAGAAACCCTCGTCCTTCCCAGCGGCAAGAAGATCCAGCCGAGCGAGCTCGAGACATACTTCGCGCGCTCGAAGCTCATCGCCGAGGCGGGGGTCACGCTCGCGCCCGGCCGCGCGGGGAGCGAACCGCATCTCCATCTCGTCGTCGTCCCCGACCTCGAGGCCATACGTGCCGCCGGCACCGGCAACGTCGAGCAGGAGATCCACGAGGAGGTCGCGCGCCTCGCCGCCGCGCTGCCGTCCTACAAGCGCGTCGCCGGCGTCACCATCACCCGCGAGCCCCTGCCACGCACCACCACGCGCAAGCTCAAACGCGCCGCGCTTCAGCAATGGGTCAAGGCGACCCAGGGCGCCGAGCGCGTGGGGTTGAAGCCGGTGTGGCGTGACGCCGACCGGGCGTGGGCGGAGGATCCCGCGCACGCGCGCGCGCTCGAGCTCATCGCCGCGCGAGTGAGCCGCCCGCGCGAGGAGCTCCATCCGAATCTGCATCTCGACCTCGACCTCGGCCTGGATTCACTGGCGCGCCTGTCGCTGTTGTCGGATCTCCAAGTCAATGCCGCGGGTGAGGTGCTGGCGACAGTGCATTCCGTGCGAGAGCTCGTCGAGGCCACGGCCCATGGCGCGCCCGCACCGGCCACGCCCGCCGCCACCCGCCCGCCGCCGCGAAGTCTGCCGCTGACCTTGCTCGTGTTCGGGCTCCTGCGCTGCATCCGTGGCATCGAGTGGCTGCTCCTGGGCATGCACGTCAAGGGCGCCGAGCATCTGCGTCCGCCGGGCGCGGCGCTGATCTGCCCGAACCACCAGTCGATCCTCGACGCGATCGTGATCCTGTCCGTCCTCCCGTGGCCGGTCTTTCGCCGGACCTGCATGGTGGGGAAGCCCAAATACTTCGGCGGGCTCCTGCTGCCGCTGGTGCGTCGGATCGGCGTGGTGCCGATCGACGCCAGCCACAACCTCCCCGCGGCCATCGAGGAGAGCGTGGCGCAGCTCGAGCGCGGCGCGGTGCTGATCGTATTCCCCGAGGGGACGCGCTCCTGGGACGGCGACCTCCTGCCGTTCCGGCACGGCGCGGCGGTGATTGCGCAGCGCGCGCGGGCGCCCATCGTCCCCGTGGCGATCGACGGCACTCACCGCGTCATGCCGCGCGGCGGGTCCTTTCGCGGCCTTCACCGCGTCACCCTCCGCGTCGGCGCCGCGATCCTCGACGACCCATCCGCCGACGTGAACGCGCGCACCGGTGAGCTGCGCGCGCGGATCTCCACACTGCTGCAAGGAGCCCCATCATGA
- a CDS encoding acyl-CoA dehydrogenase family protein, giving the protein MVSIVDQRGPIMTMQPLLVSEPSIEDQLYRILNSTRPDYAWKLRRYFDEQWDPSLTFQNEDLDGFREKTHFMVRKLLQSNLLSLAELNQKPSEYMKFCEHSCWIDGSVAATLFGHFLIFGGSLLFLGTERHRPLVDVANDFRLPGCFCMTEVGHGSNLAGLGTTATYDAERGEFIINTPSWHDAKWAIALLAWNARVVTVMAQLYMPDGECKGIHSFLVPVRDEEGRPLPGVKISDVDWLIGLNGVGIGGAMFDHVRIPRENLLNRFADVTAEGKYVTSFASSGDLFRAQISPLMIERLVPFAVAGVKIALAVAARYGKERRQFGPRGGPERPIIEYSSHKRRLMPGVAESYAISLMLERLHLEADCTMPEPLPTPLQPLCASFKAYSYETATRVIQNARECCGVHSFRHINKIARAQLDMHGFAHAAGDNVVLYQYAGRILLEDFAGGKGPFKEATEPEPSTYSDTCAKHQALFAARFAQLLDYTRGEFMKHMGEGMNRADAWNEILTYAIEVGRAYAIRETHKQFLRVIGTCSPGPVKDILMELCELYGWSTVSAQLGWYRDVSDGSLDLSGLSVERMVLEYSQRLAPKLDLLVDSFGIPEVLLPAADLMADLPGKFS; this is encoded by the coding sequence ATGGTCTCGATAGTCGATCAGCGAGGCCCAATCATGACCATGCAGCCCCTCTTGGTTTCAGAGCCCTCTATCGAGGATCAGCTCTACCGGATCCTGAACAGCACTCGTCCCGATTATGCCTGGAAGCTGCGCAGGTATTTCGATGAGCAGTGGGATCCCTCACTGACGTTCCAGAACGAGGACCTCGACGGGTTTCGCGAGAAGACGCACTTCATGGTGCGCAAGCTTCTCCAGTCGAACCTGCTGTCCCTGGCCGAGCTGAACCAGAAGCCATCCGAGTACATGAAGTTCTGCGAGCATTCGTGCTGGATCGACGGAAGCGTCGCGGCCACGTTGTTCGGGCACTTCCTCATCTTCGGCGGAAGCCTGCTCTTCCTCGGCACCGAACGGCATCGCCCCTTGGTCGACGTCGCCAATGACTTCAGGCTCCCCGGTTGCTTCTGCATGACCGAGGTCGGACACGGCAGCAATCTCGCGGGGCTCGGCACCACCGCGACGTACGACGCCGAGCGCGGCGAGTTCATCATCAACACGCCGAGCTGGCACGACGCGAAGTGGGCGATTGCATTGCTCGCCTGGAACGCGCGGGTCGTCACGGTCATGGCGCAGCTCTACATGCCCGACGGAGAATGCAAGGGAATCCACTCGTTCCTGGTGCCGGTGCGAGACGAAGAGGGGCGACCGCTGCCGGGCGTGAAGATCAGCGACGTCGATTGGCTGATTGGCTTGAACGGCGTGGGGATCGGCGGGGCGATGTTCGATCACGTGCGCATCCCGCGCGAGAACCTGCTCAATCGTTTCGCGGACGTGACGGCGGAAGGGAAGTATGTGACGTCGTTCGCATCGTCGGGCGATCTCTTTCGCGCGCAGATCTCACCGCTGATGATCGAGCGGCTCGTCCCCTTCGCGGTGGCGGGCGTGAAGATCGCCCTCGCCGTCGCGGCACGTTATGGCAAGGAGCGGCGCCAGTTCGGACCGCGCGGTGGACCGGAGCGCCCCATCATCGAATACAGCAGTCACAAGCGGCGATTGATGCCCGGCGTCGCCGAGTCGTACGCGATCTCCCTCATGCTTGAGCGCCTGCATCTCGAGGCGGATTGCACGATGCCCGAGCCGCTGCCAACGCCGCTTCAACCGCTCTGCGCGTCGTTCAAGGCCTACTCGTACGAGACGGCGACACGGGTCATCCAGAACGCGCGCGAGTGCTGCGGTGTGCATTCGTTCCGGCACATCAACAAGATCGCCCGGGCACAGCTCGACATGCATGGCTTCGCACACGCGGCCGGTGACAACGTGGTGCTGTATCAATACGCGGGGCGGATCCTGCTCGAGGACTTCGCCGGGGGCAAAGGTCCGTTCAAGGAGGCCACCGAGCCCGAGCCCTCCACCTACTCGGACACCTGCGCGAAGCATCAGGCGTTGTTCGCGGCGCGGTTCGCCCAGCTCCTCGACTACACGCGCGGTGAGTTCATGAAGCACATGGGCGAGGGAATGAATCGCGCCGACGCCTGGAACGAGATCCTGACGTACGCGATCGAAGTCGGCCGCGCGTACGCGATTCGCGAGACGCACAAGCAGTTCCTGCGCGTCATTGGCACCTGCTCGCCGGGCCCGGTGAAGGACATCCTGATGGAGCTGTGCGAGCTGTATGGGTGGTCAACGGTGTCGGCTCAGCTCGGCTGGTACCGGGATGTCTCTGACGGCTCGCTCGACCTCTCCGGGCTCTCCGTCGAGCGAATGGTGCTCGAGTATTCGCAGCGACTGGCGCCGAAGCTCGATCTCCTGGTGGATTCCTTCGGGATCCCGGAGGTGCTGCTCCCGGCGGCAGATCTGATGGCGGACCTGCCGGGGAAGTTCAGCTAG